One Poecile atricapillus isolate bPoeAtr1 chromosome 32, bPoeAtr1.hap1, whole genome shotgun sequence DNA window includes the following coding sequences:
- the LOC131590192 gene encoding uncharacterized protein LOC131590192, translating to MESKTTLEFLMSLIIWMLLKTSAVDAWLVAQPQENVWITLAKTLQQDHMCLSMGSATNPLSSCLVGIPLKPHEYPFTGKEPNPVDTWDEWTKILPHAPEEPQELELLGSSKAAYCINFNYHPVANAWPASKYQKAIKSRKNVTPNSKIYSQSKWCNYTGSTRSTSSHYPRVLPRGVFLICGDRVWAGIPSRLRGGPCTLGQLTILTPNSTLINDWLKKNELAHQKKDLTQLDEKCDNQIKDRSYTKKIVMSAFLPWAAAAKALGEPSHLECWLGKQANRTSSVLSDLLTDEETVRHATLQNRAAIDFLLLAHGHGCEESDGLCCFNLSSPSEGIHARIQRLQHAVQKLQAEKEPQWLEDLFVSWGLERRVASVLKNICWVFLIVIIFLSMFACFKKLSANSLGDAFLINKEVGVVGAEEPAGPEILALPWRGDTSL from the coding sequence atggagagcaaaaccacccttgagttcctgatgtccctgattatctggatgctcctgaaaacatcagctgtggatgcctggctagtagcacagccccaggagaacgtgtGGATCACCCTCGCAAAGACACTCCAACAAgaccacatgtgcttgtccatgggcagcgcCACCAACCCTCTGTCATCCTGCCTGGTAGGGATTCCTTTAAAGCCCCATGAATATCCTTTCACAGGGAAAGAACCCAACCCAGTAGACACTTGGGATGAGTGGACAAAGATCTTGCCCCATGCACCAGAGGAACCCCAGGAATTAgagcttttgggatcctccAAAGCTGCCTActgcataaattttaattatcacCCAGTAGCCAATGCATGGCCTGCCTCGAAATACCAAAAGGCaattaaatcaaggaaaaatgtgactCCCAACAGTAAAATTTACAGTCAGTCCAAATGGTGCAATTACACCGGCAGCACACGATCCACCTCCTCTCACTATCCCAGAGTGCTGCCCCGGGGAGTGTTCTTGATCTGTGGGGATAGAGTGTGGGCAGGAATCCCTTCCCGACTCCGGGGAGGTCCTTGCACGCTTGGACAGCTTACCATCCTCACTCCAAATTCAACTCTAATAAATGATtggctgaaaaagaatgaattggCCCACCAAAAGAAAGATCTCACACAATTAGATGAAAAATGTGATAACCAAATTAAAGATCGGTCCTACACGAAGAAGATAGTGATGTCAGCATTTTTGCcgtgggcagctgctgctaaagcccTTGGTGAGCCTTCTCACCTGGAGTGTTGGCTTGGTAAGCAGGCCAACCGGACCTCCTCTGTCCTGAGTGACCTCCTGACAGATGAAGAAACTGTTAGGCATGCTACGCTACAAAACCGAGCTGCCATAGACTttctgctcctggcccatggacacggcTGTGAAGAATCAGATGGTTTATGCTGCTTtaacctctccagccccagtgaaggcatccacgcccgcatccagagactccaacaTGCAGTCCAAAAACTCCAGgctgaaaaggagccccagtggcttgaaGACCTTTTTGTGAGCTGGGGACTCGAGAGACGGGTTGCCTCCGTTCTCAAGAAcatttgttgggttttcttgattgttattatcttcctaagtatgtttgcatgttttaagaagctatcagctaactctctaggggatgcctttttaataaataaagaagtgggagttgtgggtgcggaggagcccgctgggcccgagatactggccctcccctggagaggagatacttctctgtaa